In Capillimicrobium parvum, a genomic segment contains:
- a CDS encoding STAS domain-containing protein: MRLRRHRELRVLSVELSHEALIVLDGHLVTETASTFEQAIAALTETSRVVLDLSRLRGIDRAGAAALARLRRSPDQELLAFAGRRRVRRRVARHPGAGLVLLPAPAPS; encoded by the coding sequence TTGCGGCTCCGGCGCCACCGCGAGCTGCGGGTGCTCTCGGTCGAGCTCTCGCATGAGGCGCTCATCGTCCTCGACGGCCACCTCGTCACCGAGACGGCGAGCACGTTCGAGCAGGCGATCGCCGCGCTGACGGAGACCTCGCGCGTCGTCCTCGATCTCAGCCGGCTGCGGGGCATCGACCGTGCGGGCGCCGCCGCGCTCGCGCGCCTGCGCCGCTCGCCCGACCAGGAGCTGCTCGCGTTCGCCGGCCGCCGGCGCGTGCGGCGCCGCGTCGCGCGCCATCCCGGCGCCGGGCTCGTGCTCCTCCCCGCCCCGGCCCCCAGCTGA
- a CDS encoding TetR/AcrR family transcriptional regulator C-terminal domain-containing protein has product MARKTALSRERITDAGMQLVEDEGPQALTLRRLGDVLGVDATALYRHFRNKEDLLSAIGDRTLEGRIVDPGDDVEWRAGIRDLCVRLRAAYLAQPAVADIVRSGPPRQGNELLLTEVMLRLLHRAGFSAGQAADAYHSLIGLSLGSAAIDAPVSRLPHREREELYERWRREYAAIDERRYPTTVAHASSLWPGDAQHRFEVGLDTMLDGLEAQLTQLTPRSQQR; this is encoded by the coding sequence GTGGCGCGCAAGACGGCGCTCTCGCGAGAGCGGATCACCGATGCGGGGATGCAGCTGGTGGAGGACGAGGGGCCGCAGGCCCTGACGCTCCGGCGGCTGGGCGATGTGCTCGGCGTCGACGCGACGGCGCTGTACCGGCACTTCCGCAACAAGGAGGACCTGCTCAGCGCCATCGGCGACCGGACGCTCGAGGGCCGGATCGTCGACCCCGGCGACGACGTCGAGTGGCGCGCCGGCATCCGCGACCTGTGCGTCCGCCTGCGCGCGGCGTACCTCGCGCAGCCGGCCGTCGCGGACATCGTGCGCTCCGGGCCCCCGCGCCAGGGCAACGAGCTGCTGCTCACGGAGGTGATGCTGCGTCTGCTGCACCGCGCCGGCTTCTCCGCGGGGCAGGCGGCAGACGCGTACCACTCGCTGATCGGACTCAGCCTCGGCTCCGCGGCGATCGACGCGCCGGTGTCCCGGCTGCCGCACCGGGAGCGCGAGGAGCTCTATGAGCGCTGGCGGCGCGAGTACGCAGCGATCGACGAGCGGCGCTACCCGACCACGGTCGCGCATGCCTCGTCGCTGTGGCCCGGCGACGCCCAGCACCGCTTCGAGGTCGGTCTCGACACGATGCTCGACGGGCTGGAGGCCCAGCTGACTCAGCTGACCCCAAGGAGTCAACAACGTTGA
- a CDS encoding helix-turn-helix domain-containing protein has translation MTAVVVAEHFPDMVAGVDARLRQHAASSTMAPVLRLRPGAWAPDIPGDEARGHFGLLALDGLLARRVHLGRRACVELLGGGDLLRPWAGAGDGSSIDIDARWVVQEETAVAVLDARFAARVARYPAIAGWLMDRAIRRTHWLAFHLAIGQVTQLQTRLHVMFWYLADRWGRVTPEGIVIPLQLTHNLLGGLVGAHRPATTTALGELSARGLVQRRGDGTWLLTGERPAELREPREPAPIVR, from the coding sequence GTGACCGCGGTCGTCGTCGCCGAGCACTTCCCCGACATGGTCGCGGGCGTGGACGCCCGGTTGCGCCAGCACGCGGCGAGCAGCACGATGGCGCCGGTCCTGCGGCTGCGCCCGGGAGCATGGGCGCCGGACATCCCCGGGGACGAGGCGCGCGGGCACTTCGGCCTCCTCGCGCTCGACGGGCTGCTCGCACGGCGGGTGCACCTCGGGCGCCGGGCGTGCGTCGAGCTGCTCGGGGGCGGCGACCTCCTGCGCCCGTGGGCCGGCGCCGGCGACGGCAGCTCGATCGACATCGACGCGCGCTGGGTCGTGCAGGAGGAGACGGCGGTCGCCGTGCTCGACGCCCGCTTCGCCGCCCGGGTCGCGCGATACCCGGCGATCGCCGGCTGGCTGATGGACCGCGCGATCCGCCGCACCCACTGGCTGGCCTTCCATCTCGCCATCGGCCAGGTGACGCAGCTGCAGACCCGGCTGCACGTCATGTTCTGGTATCTGGCCGACCGGTGGGGCCGCGTGACGCCGGAGGGCATCGTCATCCCGCTGCAGCTCACGCACAACCTCCTCGGCGGTCTCGTGGGCGCCCACCGGCCAGCGACGACGACCGCGCTCGGGGAGCTGTCGGCCCGCGGCCTCGTGCAGCGCCGCGGCGACGGGACGTGGCTGCTGACCGGCGAGCGGCCGGCCGAGCTGCGCGAGCCCCGCGAGCCGGCCCCGATCGTGCGCTGA
- a CDS encoding alpha/beta hydrolase — MHYEVYGSGEPTVLLLPTWSIVHSRHWKMQIPYFARHCRVVTFDGRGNGRSSRPPDGYDEDEFAADALAVMDATATEHAALVSFSLGAQWALLLAAEHPDRVDRAAFVGPALAIGERAPDRVFHPWDEELDTDEGWAKYNRHYWLRDYRGFLEFFFAQMLSEPHSTKAIEDCVGWGAETTAQTLVATGSVRGLSKRATLELCGRVRCPVLVIQGADDRITGAGRGIALAEATGGDLVLLEGSGHAPHARDPVKVNLLLRDFLAPPPPPARWPRARVRRRRALYLSSPVGLGHARRDVAIADELRRLHPDLEIDWLAQHPVTAVLEARGERIHPASAQLASESAHFARESAGHALHAFHAFRRMDEILLANFMVFADVVRDQPYDLWVGDEAWELDYHLHENPERKCAPFAWLTDFVGALPMPEGGAHEAYLTADENAEMIEQIARYPHVRDRAIFVGDPDDIVPDAFGPGLPSIREWTRRHYDFAGYVTGFDPGRLGDRDALGYGADERVCIVTVGGSGVGASLLRRVIDAFPQARDRVPGLRMIVVAGPRLDPSSLPARDGLEIHAYVPDLHHHLAACDIAIVQGGLTTTMELTANRRPFLYFPLRHHFEQNRHVPYRLERYGAGRRMDFETDGPTEIAAALAAEIDRDVDYRPVETAGAARAGALIAELL; from the coding sequence CTGCACTACGAGGTCTACGGCTCGGGCGAGCCGACCGTCCTCCTGCTGCCGACGTGGTCGATCGTCCACTCGCGCCACTGGAAGATGCAGATCCCCTACTTCGCGCGCCACTGCCGCGTCGTGACCTTCGACGGCCGGGGCAACGGCCGATCGAGCCGTCCGCCCGACGGCTACGACGAGGACGAGTTCGCGGCGGACGCGCTCGCCGTCATGGACGCGACCGCCACGGAGCACGCGGCGCTCGTCTCCTTCTCGCTCGGGGCGCAGTGGGCGCTGCTGCTCGCCGCCGAGCATCCGGACCGGGTCGACCGTGCCGCCTTCGTCGGCCCCGCGCTGGCGATCGGCGAGCGCGCCCCCGACCGCGTCTTCCATCCGTGGGACGAGGAGCTCGACACCGACGAGGGCTGGGCGAAGTACAACCGCCACTACTGGCTGCGCGACTACCGCGGCTTCCTCGAGTTCTTCTTCGCCCAGATGCTGAGCGAGCCCCATTCGACGAAGGCGATCGAGGACTGCGTCGGTTGGGGCGCCGAGACGACGGCGCAGACGCTCGTCGCCACCGGGTCCGTGCGCGGCCTCTCGAAGCGGGCGACGCTCGAGCTGTGCGGACGGGTCCGGTGTCCCGTCCTCGTCATCCAGGGCGCCGACGACAGGATCACCGGCGCCGGCCGCGGGATCGCGCTGGCCGAGGCGACGGGCGGGGACCTCGTGCTGCTCGAAGGGTCGGGACACGCACCGCACGCCCGCGACCCGGTCAAGGTCAACCTCCTGCTGCGCGACTTCCTCGCCCCGCCGCCACCGCCGGCGCGCTGGCCGCGCGCAAGGGTGCGGCGCCGGCGGGCGCTGTACCTGTCGTCGCCGGTCGGCCTCGGCCACGCGCGGCGCGACGTGGCGATCGCCGACGAGCTGCGCCGCCTGCACCCCGACCTCGAGATCGACTGGCTCGCCCAGCACCCCGTCACCGCGGTGCTCGAAGCCCGTGGCGAGCGGATCCATCCGGCGAGCGCGCAGCTCGCGAGCGAGTCGGCCCATTTCGCTCGCGAGTCGGCCGGCCATGCCCTGCATGCGTTCCACGCCTTCCGGCGGATGGACGAGATCCTGCTCGCGAACTTCATGGTCTTCGCCGACGTGGTCCGCGACCAGCCCTACGACCTCTGGGTCGGCGACGAGGCGTGGGAGCTCGACTACCACCTGCACGAGAACCCCGAGCGCAAGTGCGCGCCGTTCGCCTGGCTGACCGACTTCGTCGGGGCGCTGCCGATGCCCGAGGGCGGCGCGCACGAGGCGTACCTCACCGCCGACGAGAACGCCGAGATGATCGAGCAGATCGCGCGCTACCCGCACGTGCGCGACCGGGCGATCTTCGTCGGCGACCCCGACGACATCGTCCCCGACGCGTTCGGCCCCGGGCTGCCGTCGATCCGGGAGTGGACGCGGCGGCACTACGACTTCGCCGGCTACGTCACCGGCTTCGACCCAGGCCGCCTCGGCGACCGCGACGCGCTCGGCTACGGCGCCGACGAGCGCGTCTGCATCGTCACCGTGGGCGGCTCGGGCGTCGGGGCGAGCCTGCTGCGGCGCGTCATCGACGCGTTCCCGCAGGCGCGGGACCGCGTGCCGGGCTTGCGGATGATCGTCGTCGCCGGTCCCCGCCTGGACCCGTCCAGCCTCCCGGCCCGCGACGGCCTCGAGATCCACGCGTACGTCCCCGACCTCCACCACCATCTCGCGGCGTGCGACATCGCGATCGTCCAGGGCGGCCTGACGACGACGATGGAGCTGACGGCCAACCGGCGCCCGTTCCTCTACTTCCCGCTGCGCCACCACTTCGAGCAGAACCGCCACGTGCCGTACCGCCTCGAGCGCTACGGCGCCGGCCGGCGCATGGACTTCGAGACCGACGGGCCCACCGAGATCGCGGCCGCGCTCGCCGCGGAGATCGACCGCGACGTCGACTACCGCCCCGTGGAGACCGCCGGCGCCGCGCGTGCGGGCGCGCTCATCGCCGAGCTGCTCTGA
- a CDS encoding M29 family metallopeptidase, whose protein sequence is MTEWRWVQPFRDHLDRCDLREGEVVALLSESASRALLVETARLAAQSLGAQVVDVVVPTPANPHPVAIRSTGASQALQGNRAALAALAAADLVVDCTLEGLLHAPELPQVLGGGARVLMISNEHPEHFERYRWDPDLPRRVELGRTWMAGAGELRVTSAAGTDLTIGLAGAFVAGSTGITDGPGSIAHWPGGLVAAFPAAGSVAGRLVLAPGDLNLTFKRYVEAPVVLEIADDHIVAIEGHGVDALLFASYLEAFDDDAARATSHVGWGMNPGARWDYLELYDKADVNGTEARAYAGNFLYSTGANEHAGRFTAGHFDLPLRACTLHLDGRPVVVDGVLVPELLVALPDPTLEI, encoded by the coding sequence ATGACCGAGTGGCGCTGGGTGCAGCCGTTCCGCGACCACCTCGACCGGTGCGACCTGCGCGAAGGGGAGGTCGTCGCCCTGCTCAGCGAGTCGGCCAGCCGGGCGCTGCTCGTCGAGACGGCGCGGCTGGCGGCGCAGAGCCTCGGCGCGCAGGTGGTCGACGTCGTCGTGCCGACCCCCGCCAACCCGCACCCGGTCGCGATCCGCTCGACGGGCGCGTCGCAGGCGCTGCAGGGCAACCGCGCGGCGCTCGCGGCGCTGGCGGCCGCCGACCTCGTCGTCGACTGCACGCTCGAGGGGCTGCTGCACGCGCCGGAGCTGCCGCAGGTGCTCGGCGGCGGCGCTCGCGTGCTGATGATCTCCAACGAGCACCCCGAGCACTTCGAGCGCTATCGCTGGGACCCCGACCTGCCGCGGCGCGTGGAGCTGGGGCGCACGTGGATGGCCGGGGCGGGCGAGCTGCGGGTGACGAGCGCGGCGGGCACGGACCTGACGATCGGCCTGGCGGGCGCGTTCGTCGCCGGCTCGACCGGGATCACCGACGGCCCGGGGTCGATCGCGCACTGGCCGGGCGGCCTCGTCGCGGCGTTCCCGGCGGCGGGCAGCGTCGCCGGCCGGCTCGTGCTCGCGCCGGGCGACCTGAACCTCACGTTCAAGCGCTACGTCGAGGCGCCGGTGGTGCTCGAGATCGCCGACGACCACATCGTCGCGATCGAGGGCCACGGGGTCGACGCGCTGCTCTTCGCCTCCTACCTCGAGGCCTTCGACGACGACGCGGCGCGCGCGACCAGCCACGTGGGGTGGGGGATGAACCCCGGCGCCCGCTGGGACTACCTCGAGCTCTACGACAAGGCGGACGTCAACGGGACCGAGGCGCGCGCGTACGCGGGCAACTTCCTGTACTCGACCGGCGCCAACGAGCACGCCGGGCGCTTCACGGCCGGCCATTTCGATCTGCCGCTGCGCGCATGCACGCTGCACCTCGACGGGCGGCCGGTCGTGGTCGACGGCGTCCTCGTGCCCGAGCTGCTCGTCGCCCTGCCGGACCCGACCCTGGAGATCTGA
- a CDS encoding siderophore-interacting protein, producing the protein MTTAPPARAGRRTIHAIVDSVERLTPHLVRVVVDGPELEGFGAGAYTDHYVKLQLPVPGADYAAPFDVEEIRASHPREQWPRTRTYTVRQWEPESNRLTIDFVVHGDAGVAGPWAARAEPGDVLQLSGPGGAYAPDPDADWHLLVGDLSVTPAIAASLLHIPAGVPVHAVVEVDGPEDEVELDTPGDLRVTWLHTGGRETDALVDEVAALDFPAGTVHAFVHGEAAAVRAVRRHLLVDRGVPKEAMSVSGYWKRTRTEEGWREDKAEWNRLTELDAA; encoded by the coding sequence ATGACAACGGCTCCTCCCGCGCGCGCCGGCCGCCGCACGATCCACGCGATCGTCGACTCCGTGGAGCGCCTGACACCGCATCTCGTGCGGGTGGTCGTCGACGGCCCCGAGCTCGAGGGCTTCGGCGCCGGCGCGTACACGGACCACTACGTCAAGCTCCAGCTCCCGGTCCCCGGGGCGGACTACGCCGCGCCGTTCGACGTCGAGGAGATCCGCGCCTCGCATCCGCGCGAGCAGTGGCCGCGCACGCGGACGTACACCGTGCGCCAGTGGGAGCCGGAGTCCAATCGCCTCACGATCGACTTCGTCGTCCACGGCGACGCCGGCGTCGCCGGCCCGTGGGCGGCCCGCGCCGAGCCCGGCGACGTGCTCCAGCTGTCCGGGCCCGGCGGCGCCTACGCGCCCGACCCCGACGCCGACTGGCATCTGCTCGTGGGCGACCTGAGCGTCACGCCCGCGATCGCGGCCTCGCTGCTGCACATCCCGGCCGGCGTCCCGGTCCACGCCGTCGTCGAGGTCGACGGCCCCGAGGACGAGGTCGAGCTCGACACGCCCGGCGACCTGCGCGTCACCTGGCTGCACACCGGCGGGCGGGAGACCGATGCGCTCGTCGACGAGGTGGCGGCGCTCGACTTCCCGGCCGGCACCGTCCACGCCTTCGTCCACGGCGAGGCCGCGGCCGTGCGCGCGGTGCGCAGGCACCTGCTCGTCGACCGCGGCGTGCCGAAGGAGGCGATGTCGGTCTCCGGCTACTGGAAGCGCACGCGCACCGAGGAGGGCTGGCGCGAGGACAAGGCGGAGTGGAACCGCCTGACCGAGCTCGACGCCGCCTGA
- a CDS encoding uroporphyrinogen decarboxylase family protein: MSTQDGQVLTSLVGSYAMPSWLFDRERLATRFPPRVRATELWRVAPEYLQEAQDDATLLAIRDQERAGLDIITDGEMRRESYSNRFATALAGIDHDRPGTALDRSGHPNPVPRVVGAISRRHPVLVRDVEFLRANTDRTVKITIPGPFTMSQQAQNEHYDSPRELCLAYAAAVNEEIADLFAAGADIVQIDEPYMQARPEPAREFGLAGLTRALDGIDGTTALHICFGYAAVIHERPSGYSFLPELADSACDQISIESAQSGLDLSVLDSLGAKTIILGVLDLSDPEVETPETVADRIAGGLRHRDSAHLVAAPDCGMKYLDRAVAFGKLQALTAGARLAAAAPSRAA, translated from the coding sequence ATGTCGACGCAAGATGGCCAGGTCCTCACCAGTCTCGTCGGCTCGTACGCGATGCCGTCCTGGCTGTTCGACCGGGAGCGGCTGGCCACCCGCTTCCCTCCGCGCGTTCGCGCGACCGAGCTCTGGCGCGTCGCCCCGGAGTACCTGCAGGAGGCCCAGGACGACGCCACGCTGCTGGCCATCCGCGACCAGGAGCGGGCCGGCCTGGACATCATCACCGACGGCGAGATGCGGCGGGAGAGCTACTCGAACCGGTTCGCGACGGCCCTGGCGGGGATCGACCACGACCGGCCGGGCACGGCACTCGACCGCAGCGGCCATCCGAACCCGGTGCCGCGCGTCGTGGGGGCGATCTCCCGCCGTCATCCGGTGCTCGTGCGCGATGTCGAGTTCCTGCGGGCGAACACCGATCGCACGGTCAAGATCACCATCCCGGGTCCGTTCACGATGTCCCAGCAGGCACAGAACGAGCACTATGACTCCCCGCGCGAGCTGTGCCTCGCCTATGCCGCGGCGGTCAACGAGGAGATCGCAGACCTGTTCGCGGCCGGGGCGGACATCGTGCAGATCGACGAGCCGTACATGCAGGCCCGGCCGGAGCCGGCCCGTGAGTTCGGCCTCGCCGGTCTGACGCGGGCACTGGACGGCATCGACGGCACCACCGCCCTCCACATCTGCTTCGGGTACGCCGCGGTCATCCACGAGCGTCCGAGCGGCTACTCGTTCCTGCCGGAGCTCGCCGACTCCGCGTGCGATCAGATCTCGATCGAGAGCGCCCAGTCCGGGCTCGACCTGTCCGTCCTGGACTCGCTCGGCGCCAAGACGATCATCCTCGGCGTCCTCGACCTGTCCGATCCCGAGGTCGAGACCCCGGAGACGGTGGCCGACCGCATCGCCGGCGGCCTGCGTCATCGCGACAGCGCCCACCTTGTCGCGGCGCCGGACTGCGGCATGAAGTACCTCGACCGGGCGGTCGCGTTCGGCAAGCTGCAGGCGCTGACGGCGGGAGCCCGGCTTGCGGCGGCGGCGCCGAGCCGGGCCGCGTGA
- a CDS encoding SDR family NAD(P)-dependent oxidoreductase — protein MRSDAPASQFARPTSGRLDGRVAVVTGAGRGIGRAFALGLAGEGARVAVLSRSADELEEVVGGIRELGSDGLALVVDCMDGPAIKQAVDDAAAHFGGLDILFNNVGGLIGDLTQLVALDHDDELFEQNLFLNLTTAYYGSRAALPHMVEGGYGRIVNTGSGYAKRGGGLISYSAAKHGVVGLTRAMAYQVPQEITVNCFCPGWTETALADWDRLAVLVGSAEAARSSAASENVQQRILEAHELAPMAVLLACPESAGITGQVISVDGGYRI, from the coding sequence ATGCGGTCCGACGCTCCTGCTTCGCAGTTCGCCCGCCCCACGTCGGGACGTCTCGACGGTCGCGTGGCCGTCGTCACCGGCGCCGGGCGCGGCATCGGCCGGGCCTTCGCGCTCGGCCTGGCCGGCGAGGGCGCCAGGGTGGCGGTGCTCTCGCGCAGCGCCGACGAGCTCGAGGAGGTCGTCGGCGGCATCCGCGAGCTGGGCTCCGACGGCCTCGCGCTGGTCGTCGACTGCATGGACGGACCGGCGATCAAGCAGGCCGTCGACGACGCCGCCGCGCACTTCGGCGGCCTCGACATCCTCTTCAACAACGTGGGCGGCCTGATCGGCGACCTGACCCAGCTCGTCGCGCTCGACCACGACGACGAGCTCTTCGAGCAGAACCTGTTCCTCAACCTGACCACCGCGTACTACGGCTCGCGGGCCGCCCTGCCGCACATGGTCGAGGGCGGCTACGGGCGGATCGTGAACACCGGCTCGGGCTACGCCAAGCGCGGCGGCGGGCTGATCTCCTACAGCGCCGCCAAGCACGGCGTCGTCGGGCTGACGCGGGCGATGGCCTACCAGGTGCCGCAGGAGATCACCGTCAACTGCTTCTGCCCGGGCTGGACCGAGACGGCGCTGGCCGACTGGGACCGGCTGGCGGTGCTCGTCGGCAGCGCCGAGGCGGCGAGGAGCTCGGCCGCATCCGAGAACGTCCAGCAGCGCATCCTCGAGGCGCACGAGCTGGCGCCGATGGCCGTGCTCCTGGCCTGCCCGGAGTCCGCCGGGATCACCGGGCAGGTGATCAGCGTCGACGGCGGCTACCGGATCTGA
- a CDS encoding acyl-CoA dehydrogenase family protein produces MATDTALSREQLLARIDDLGPRFRDRSSRYDREAAFPYESYDDLRDAGLLGVCIPARHGGLGASFADYMHLSARLGEYCAMTALTFNMHCQTVLWTGIVADELDLSPADRARHEEIRADLYRRILDAGEIMSQPLSEGVARGATAGVMTEAVPVQGGWRVSGRKIFASLSGAASAYNLTVKVPGEEQVRFMSVRADNPGVRIAGDWDTLGMRGTDSRTLLFEDAFVPHADELLPAGVYDQLAERWPYVYMTLTPTYLGLTRAVVAFVREYLGGGGSRRDVPQKQAGWAEIQIAHERAEALWQRVVAEAGIDPTPDQLRRAWAASFTVMETAPEVASKAIRVCGGGSIMRTLPLEQHYRDARCGSLMLPWSAEVCLERLGRFGLYDDEG; encoded by the coding sequence ATGGCCACCGACACCGCCCTCTCACGGGAGCAGCTCCTCGCGCGGATCGACGACCTCGGCCCGCGGTTTCGCGACCGCTCGAGCCGGTACGACCGCGAGGCGGCCTTCCCGTACGAGAGCTACGACGACCTGCGCGACGCGGGGCTGCTCGGCGTCTGCATCCCGGCTCGCCACGGCGGGCTGGGCGCGTCGTTCGCCGACTACATGCACCTCAGCGCGCGCCTCGGCGAGTACTGCGCGATGACCGCGCTGACCTTCAACATGCACTGCCAGACCGTGCTGTGGACCGGCATCGTGGCCGACGAGCTCGACCTCTCCCCGGCGGACCGCGCCCGCCACGAGGAGATCCGCGCCGACCTGTACCGGCGCATCCTGGACGCCGGCGAGATCATGAGCCAGCCGTTGTCGGAGGGCGTGGCGCGCGGCGCGACGGCCGGCGTGATGACGGAGGCCGTGCCGGTGCAGGGCGGCTGGCGCGTGTCCGGGCGCAAGATCTTCGCGTCGCTGTCGGGGGCGGCGAGCGCGTACAACCTGACCGTGAAGGTGCCCGGCGAGGAGCAGGTGCGCTTCATGTCGGTGCGCGCGGACAACCCCGGGGTGCGGATCGCCGGCGACTGGGACACGCTCGGCATGCGCGGCACGGACTCGCGCACGCTGCTGTTCGAGGACGCGTTCGTGCCCCATGCCGACGAGCTGCTGCCGGCAGGCGTCTACGACCAGCTGGCCGAGCGTTGGCCCTACGTCTACATGACGCTCACGCCGACCTACCTCGGGCTCACGCGCGCGGTGGTCGCGTTCGTGCGCGAGTATCTCGGCGGTGGGGGCTCCCGGCGCGACGTGCCGCAGAAGCAGGCCGGCTGGGCCGAGATCCAGATCGCCCACGAGCGCGCCGAGGCGCTGTGGCAGCGCGTCGTCGCCGAGGCGGGCATCGACCCGACGCCCGACCAGCTGCGCCGGGCCTGGGCGGCGTCGTTCACCGTGATGGAGACCGCGCCCGAGGTGGCGTCGAAGGCGATCCGCGTGTGCGGCGGCGGCTCGATCATGCGCACGCTGCCGCTCGAGCAGCACTATCGCGACGCCCGCTGCGGCTCGCTGATGCTGCCGTGGAGCGCCGAGGTGTGCCTCGAGCGCCTCGGCCGGTTCGGTCTCTACGACGACGAGGGCTGA
- a CDS encoding alpha/beta fold hydrolase, which translates to MSSPRDLEEAGFGWRESGEGGPAVVFLHGLGGSRLAWEPQLGAFGVCRRAVAWDQPGYGASAPLEPTTTFAGLADALARFLDLLGLDRVHFVGLSFGGMVAQHAALAHGDRLASLTLLSSSPAFGLDGTTAEAWRSARLAPLDAGRTPGDFAGEVLTAIAGPGLTPEALAAQKAAMARIGSDGLRAAIDCLVTHDTRAELHRIAVPTLVLAGALDEETPVAYAQALAGGIPGARLEVVEGAGHLLGAEAPDAVNAIVAGHLDAVEALA; encoded by the coding sequence GTGAGCAGTCCACGCGACCTGGAGGAGGCCGGCTTCGGCTGGCGCGAGAGTGGCGAGGGCGGGCCGGCCGTCGTCTTCCTGCACGGTCTCGGCGGCTCGCGCCTCGCCTGGGAGCCGCAGCTGGGCGCCTTCGGCGTTTGCCGGCGCGCGGTGGCGTGGGACCAGCCGGGCTACGGCGCCTCGGCACCGCTCGAGCCCACGACGACGTTCGCCGGCCTGGCCGACGCTCTCGCCCGCTTCCTCGACCTGCTCGGGCTCGACCGGGTCCATTTCGTCGGCCTGTCGTTCGGCGGGATGGTCGCGCAGCACGCCGCGCTCGCCCACGGCGACCGTCTCGCCTCCCTGACGCTCCTCTCGTCGAGCCCGGCGTTCGGGCTCGACGGCACGACCGCCGAGGCGTGGCGCTCGGCGCGTCTGGCGCCGCTCGACGCCGGGCGCACGCCGGGCGACTTCGCCGGTGAGGTCCTGACGGCCATCGCGGGCCCCGGCCTCACGCCCGAGGCGCTGGCCGCGCAGAAGGCGGCGATGGCGCGGATCGGCAGCGACGGGCTGCGCGCGGCGATCGACTGCCTGGTCACCCACGACACGCGCGCAGAGCTGCACCGCATCGCGGTTCCCACCCTGGTGCTCGCCGGTGCGCTGGACGAGGAGACGCCGGTCGCCTACGCGCAGGCGCTCGCCGGCGGCATCCCGGGGGCGCGCCTGGAGGTCGTCGAGGGTGCGGGACACCTGCTCGGCGCCGAGGCGCCGGACGCGGTCAACGCCATCGTCGCCGGCCATCTCGACGCCGTGGAGGCCCTCGCATGA
- a CDS encoding response regulator, whose product MIRIVVIDDHPALRAGVRTVIEAEPGLVFAGESAGDEESLWPLLHRTRPDLVLLDYHLPSTDGLQLCHRIKRQATPPRVLVHSAYASPPLALPAILARADGLVDKGLAARELFAAIRLVHRGDRLIPEVSPYLRGEALSQLDERDRPIVGMLLDGASDAEIAQAAGVEAADVEHATRRILARLTQSIPVAGG is encoded by the coding sequence ATGATCCGCATCGTCGTCATCGACGACCATCCCGCGCTGCGCGCGGGGGTCCGCACCGTCATCGAGGCCGAGCCCGGGCTCGTGTTCGCCGGCGAGAGCGCCGGCGACGAGGAGTCGCTCTGGCCGCTGCTGCACCGCACGCGCCCGGACCTCGTGCTGCTCGACTATCACCTGCCGTCCACCGACGGGCTGCAGCTGTGCCACCGCATCAAGCGCCAGGCGACGCCGCCGCGCGTGCTGGTCCACTCGGCGTACGCCAGCCCCCCGCTGGCGCTGCCGGCGATCCTCGCGCGCGCCGACGGCCTCGTCGACAAGGGGCTCGCCGCGCGGGAGCTGTTCGCGGCGATCCGGCTCGTGCATCGCGGCGACCGGCTCATCCCGGAGGTCTCTCCGTACCTGCGCGGCGAGGCGCTCTCGCAACTCGACGAGCGCGACCGCCCGATCGTCGGCATGCTGCTCGACGGCGCCTCCGACGCCGAGATCGCCCAGGCGGCCGGCGTCGAAGCCGCGGATGTCGAGCACGCCACGCGCCGCATCCTCGCGCGTCTCACGCAGAGCATTCCGGTCGCCGGCGGCTGA